A single genomic interval of Dromiciops gliroides isolate mDroGli1 chromosome 1, mDroGli1.pri, whole genome shotgun sequence harbors:
- the GLYCTK gene encoding glycerate kinase, with amino-acid sequence MAATLRVLPGFVRTRPCPVLWGSPASWSVSNMALAEQAWQLFEGAVDAVMPGPMLHRTLALDTETGQLKIRDRNFKLHHNLYLAGFGKAVLGMAAVAEELLSEHLVQGIISVPKGIQAALERAGMKEMLLKPQSRIQVLEGAKDNLPDGDALQAALAIRDLAEGLTADDLLLVLISGGGSALLPAPIPPVTLEEKQLLTKMLAARGATIQELNTIRKALSQLKGGGLARAAYPAQVVSLILSDVVGDPVDIIASGPTVANDHSVQDCLHILSRHDLRGILPRSVKTVLSRADSDPRGPPGCGHVLNVVIGSNSLALAEAQRRAEALGYQTLVLSTVIEGDVGHLARFYGLLAQVVGIRLSSQDMKTKKEEDELQELVEELQLSDIKLEEVLQAVEGAKGPVCLLAGGEPTVRLRGSGKGGRNQELALRVAVEMSGSPPSAWEALFLSGGTDGQDGPTEAAGAWVTPGLASEAAAEGLDVAAFLANNDSNTFFRRLKGGVHLLCTGLTGTNVMDIHLLLLRPC; translated from the exons ATGGCTGCCACCCTTCGAGTCCTACCTGGCTTTGTGCGCACCCGCCCCTGCCCAGTACTTTGGGGGAGTCCAGCTTCCTGGTCTGTTAGCAACATGGCCCTGGCGGAGCAGGCCTGGCAATTGTTTGAGGGTGCAGTGGATGCAGTGATGCCAGGCCCCATGTTACACCGGACCCTGGCACTAGACACAGAGACTGGCCAGCTGAAGATTCGGGATAGGAACTTTAAACTCCATCACAATCTTTACCTGGCAGGCTTTGGCAAAGCTGTGCTGGGCATGGCGGCTGTGGCGGAGGAGCTACTGAGTGAACACCTGGTTCAGGGTATAATCAGCGTGCCCAAGGGCATCCAAGCAGCTTTGGAACGTGCTGGCATGAA GGAGATGCTGCTGAAGCCACAGAGCCGGATCCAAGTGTTGGAGGGAGCCAAGGACAACCTGCCTGATGGGGATGCCCTGCAGGCTGCACTGGCCATCCGGGACTTAGCAGAGGGGCTGACAGCTGATGACCTGCTGCTGGTCCTGATCTCCG GGGGAGGCTCAGCCCTGCTTCCTGCTCCAATCCCACCAGTTACTCTAGAAGAGAAACAGTTGCTCACCAAGATGCTGGCAGCTAGGGGTGCCACAATTCAGGAGCTAAACACCATCCGTAAGGCCTTGTCCCAACTCAAGGGTGGGGGCCTGGCCAGGGCTGCTTACCCCGCACAG GTGGTGAGCCTGATCTTGTCAGACGTAGTAGGGGACCCTGTGGATATTATTGCTAGCGGTCccacagtagcaaatgaccacAGCGTTCAGGATTGCCTGCACATCCTCAGCCGGCATGACCTCCGGGGAATCTTACCCCGCTCCGTCAAGACAGTGTTGTCCCGGGCCGACTCAGATCCCCGTGGCCCTCCTGGCTGTGGCCACGTCCTCAATGTGGTTATCGGCTCCAATTCACTGGCTCTGGCTGAGGCCCAGCGTCGTGCTGAGGCCCTGGGTTACCAAACTCTGGTTCTAAGCACAGTCATCGAAGGTGATGTGGGCCACCTGGCTCGATTCTATGGGCTGCTGGCTCAGGTAGTTGGTATCCGCCTCTCCTCTCAGGATATGAAGACCAAGAAGGAGGAAGATGAGCTTCAGGAACTGGTAGAAGAGCTACAACTCTCAGACATAAAGTTGGAGGAAGTCCTGCAGGCTGTGGAGGGGGCCAAGGGTCCCGTCTGCCTTCTGGCCGGAGGGGAGCCCACAGTGCGGCTGAGGGGCTCAGGCAAGGGTGGCCGAAACCAAGAGCTTGCGCTGAGGGTGGCTGTAGAGATGAGCGGGTCCCCACCGAGTGCCTGGGAGGCTCTGTTCCTCAGTGGTGGAACTGATGGGCAGGATGGTCCCACAGAGGCAGCAGGGGCCTGGGTCACCCCAGGGCTAGCCAGCGAGGCAGCAGCCGAGGGGCTGGATGTAGCGGCTTTCTTGGCCAACAATGATTCAAACACCTTCTTCCGACGCCTAAAGGGTGGTGTCCACCTCCTTTGTACTGGGCTGACTGGCACCAACGTCATGGATATTCACCTGCTGCTCCTCCGGCCCTGCTGA